Proteins encoded within one genomic window of Fusarium musae strain F31 chromosome 4, whole genome shotgun sequence:
- a CDS encoding hypothetical protein (BUSCO:EOG09260WYQ) → MSDPVAEVTEGTVKLVLDEVTGEQVTRNELKKRTQKRAKKAAAQASREEKAKNQEANPKLAAPKPKVQEPTQLDPDAMFKQGFLAEVYKERPVKPVVTRFPPEPNGYLHLGHAKAIAIDFGFARYHGGKTERFDDTNPDEEEEVYFEWILKIIRWLGFEPSAITHSSDNFQKLFDLAKELIKKEKAYVCHCNEAEIKLQRGGKEGKEGPRYRCKHAEQDVETNLQKFQDMHDGKYEPQTAFLRMKQDITSGNPQMWDLAAYRIPKKQKPHHRAPEWKIFPTYDFTHCLCDSFEGITHSLCTTEFILSRESYEWLNKSLEVYEPMQREFGRLNVSGTIMSKRALKKLVEGGIVRGWDDPRLYTLIAIKRRGIPPGALLAFINELGVTTAKTIIQIARFEQTVRRYLENTVPRLMLVLDPVPIVIEDLEETQELEVPYSPKDPKFGTHKVRLTKTVYIDRSDFREEDIKGYFRLAPGKTVGLLNAPHPIKATSFEKDESGKVTNIKAVFDKESKPKTYIQWVPEGSIKLEARVHSALFKSDDPTAVEGGFLNDVNPNSEVVYPEALVEEGFKEVRERAPWPVTAGETSEASGPESVRFQAMRVAYFAMDSDSTDDKIVLNRIVSLKEDREKN, encoded by the exons ATGTCCGACCCTGTCGCTGAGGTCACCGAGGGCACTGTCAAGCTCGTGCTTGACGAGGTGACGGGGGAGCAGGTCACGCGCAacgagttgaagaagcgcACTCAGAAGcgagccaagaaggctgctgcccAGGCCTCGCGAGAGGAGAAAGCGAAAAACCAGGAGGCTAACCCTAAGCTTGCTGCGCCTAAGCCCAAGGTCCAGGAACCTACCCAGCTCGACCCCGATGCTATGTTCAAGCAGGGCTTTCTCGCCGAAGTCTACAAGGAGCGACCTGTGAAGCCTGTAGTTACTCGATTCCCTCCCGAGCCGAACGGATATCTTCATCTGGGTCATGCCAAGGCTATCGCcattgactttggctttGCTCGCTATCATGGTGGCAAGACG GAAAGATTCGACGACACGAAccccgatgaagaggaggaagtttACTTCGAATGGATCCTGAAGATTATCAGATGGCTTG GCTTTGAGCCCAGTGCCATCACCCACTCAAGTGACAACTTCCAGAAGCTCTTCGATCTCGCcaaggagctcatcaagaaggagaaggcctATGTCTGCCATTGTAACGAGGCCGAGATTAAGCTCCAGCGCGGTGGAAAGGAAGGAAAGGAGGGACCCCGTTATCGATGCAAGCACGCCGAGCAGGATGTTGAGACGAACCTCCAGAAGTTTCAGGACATGCACGATGGCAAATACGAGCCCCAGACCGCTTTCCTCCGCATGAAGCAGGACATCACAAGCGGAAACCCCCAGATGTGGGATCTTGCAGCCTACAGAATAcccaagaagcagaagcctCACCACCGAGCTCCCGAGTGGAAGATCTTCCCTACCTACGATTTTACACACTGCCTTTGCGATAGCTTCGAGGGTATCACTCACAGCCTGTGCACGACCGAGTTCATTCTGTCCCGTGAAAGCTACGAGTGGTTGAACAAGTCCCTCGAGGTCTACGAACCTATGCAGAGAGAGTTTG GCCGACTTAATGTTAGTGGAACCATTATGAGCAAGCGagctctcaagaagctggttGAGGGTGGCATTGTCCGTGGCTGGGACGACCCTCGACTCTATACACTAATTGCCATCAAGCGCAGAGGTATTCCTCCTGGTGCTCTTTTGGCCTTCATCAACGAGCTTGGTGTTACAACAGCCAAGACAATCATCCAGATTGCTCGGTTCGAGCAGACCGTTCGCCGATACCTCGAGAACACAGTACCAAGACTGATGCTGGTTCTGGATCCTGTCCCCATCGTCATTGAGGATTTGGAAGAGACCCAGGAGCTCGAGGTTCCCTACTCACCCAAGGACCCCAAGTTCGGTACACACAAGGTCCGCCTTACCAAGACCGTTTACATCGACCGCTCCGATTTCCGAGAGGAGGACATCAAGGGCTACTTCCGACTTGCCCCTGGAAAGACTGTTGGTCTTCTCAACGCTCCTCACCCTATCAAGGCCACTTCATTCGAGAAGGACGAGTCAGGCAAGGTCACCAATATTAAGGCTGTGTTCGACAAGGAGAGCAAGCCCAAGACTTACATCCAGTGGGTGCCTGAGGGCTCCATCAAGCTAGAAGCCCGAGTGCATAGCGCTCTGTTCAAGTCTGATGACCCCACAGCCGTTGAGGGCGGCTTCTTGAACGACGTCAACCCCAACAGCGAGGTTGTCTATCCTGAGGCCCTGGTTGAGGAAGGCTTCAAAGAGGTTCGCGAGAGAGCTCCCTGGCCTGTCACTGCTGGCGAGACGAGCGAGGCTAGCGGCCCCGAAAGCGTTCGATTCCAGGCCATGCGTGTTGCCTATTTT GCTATGGACTCGGATAGCACAGATGACAAGATCGTGCTCAACCGCATTGTTTCATTGAAGGAGGATCGCGAAAAGAACTAG
- a CDS encoding hypothetical protein (EggNog:ENOG41) yields MGSSMRWLAVAALASFSLDKTSAFEFDLPPSAPEPTSPARLRAIRHVHARADATTETLSITVAPDNTCGFYTPNTSFFFTCTGGVKCMYENDKYNVAFCGERDFKTACMNSADALNPDKCDVDCRRNTNIQKCTADTKTECYTIYFPNNIEKYPCHTQSGFSSMIFPDGVSDFEQSTLSVDVFPALATTEASSTEESTTEASSKSTSAASTTTVTGAPQNDDGDENKDDNGGSSTPVGAIAGGVVGGVAILVAVGLIIFFIRRRDNKKKAAAQPLMSDQAHTQPQMPYGMPPQQQQQQMHSYQEWHTGSPPPQGWQNSPSPPILGGAPVLVEAPDSNTAQIHEMGDGTVKYK; encoded by the exons ATGGGTTCCTCGATGAGATGGCTCGCTGTGGCAGCTCTGGCATCTTTCTCTCTTGACAAGACGAGTGCTTTCGAGTTTGATCTACCACCTTCAGCACCAGAACCTACTTCACCGGCGAGACTTCGTGCTATCCGTCATGTACATGCACGCGCAGACGCAACTACTGAGACTCTCAGCATCACTGTCGCCCCAGACAACACTTGTGGTTTCTACACACCAAAcacatctttcttcttcacatgTACTGGCGGTGTGAAGTGTATGTACGAGAATGACAAGTACAATGTTGCCTTTTGTGGTGAGAGGGACTTCAAGACGGCTTGCATGAACAGTGCCGATGCTTTGAACCCGGATAAGTGTGATGTGGACTGTAGACGGAACACAAACATTCAGAAATG TACCGCCGATACAAAGACGGAGTGTTACACCATCTACTTCCCCAACAACATCGAGAAGTACCCTTGCCATACACAATCGGGCTTCAGCAGCATGATCTTCCCAGATGGTGTAAGCGACTTTGAACAGTCAACACTAAGCGTAGACGTCTTCCCAGCTCTGGCCACCACCGAAGCATCAAGTACTGAAGAATCCACCACCGAagcctcatcaaagtcaacatcTGCAGCATCGACCACAACAGTCACAGGCGCACCACAAAAcgacgatggtgatgagaacaAGGACGACAACGGTGGAAGCAGTACACCCGTAGGTGCTATCGCTGGCGGTGTCGTGGGAGGTGTCGCTATTCTCGTTGCCGTGggcctcatcatcttcttcatccgcCGAcgagacaacaagaagaaagcagCAGCTCAGCCATTGATGTCAGACCAAGCACATACGCAGCCACAAATGCCGTATGGAATGCcccctcaacagcaacaacaacagatgCATTCTTACCAGGAATGGCACACTGGATCACCGCCCCCTCAGGGCTGGCAAAACAGCCCTTCGCCTCCCATCCTAGGAGGAGCTCCAGTGCTGGTTGAAGCTCCTGATTCCAATACTGCGCAGATTCATGAGATGGGTGATGGAACCGTCAAGTACAAATAA